In Helianthus annuus cultivar XRQ/B chromosome 8, HanXRQr2.0-SUNRISE, whole genome shotgun sequence, a single genomic region encodes these proteins:
- the LOC110873226 gene encoding LOW QUALITY PROTEIN: cytochrome P450 71A1 (The sequence of the model RefSeq protein was modified relative to this genomic sequence to represent the inferred CDS: substituted 1 base at 1 genomic stop codon) codes for MDDFSKRSSVSCKLGPPPLYKLGPKFSYERNFHMNVKMVEFVIIISSVLALILVSILAKFKSFRSNLPPGPSGLPIIGNLHQLHTNHLSDHLWQLSKRYGPLMSLRLGRVKVVVVSSAQMAKEVLKTNDAIFCSRPVFTGQQKITYGYKGLVLTPYNEYWREMRKICTLHLFTSKKVQSFRFDREEEVFLTIKRIISQITTPGSPEVVVNLNETIMTLTSTIICRVAYGLRQGXEMSRFHELLLECQAVLVNFYFRDHFPLMGWLDHLNGSMARLEKNFNDMDVFYQDLVDKHLNPKGPKLQDDIVDILLRLKKDDSCSFGLTFDHIKAILMDIFLAGTETVASTVVWAMAMLIKNPKALKKVQQEVRNVVGNKGNVDEDDLQKLDYLKAVIKESLRLYPVGPLLIPHETNDKCVLAGYTIPKKTLVYVNVWAIGRDPNSWENPNEFEPERFMRSSIDYNGSDFKFIPFGSGRRGCPGMLLGATTLELILSNLIYVFEWSLPNGIKREDIDTLTAPGFVLHKKNALKLVVSYP; via the exons ATGGATGACTTTTCAAAAAGAAGCAGCGTCTCATGTAAATTAGGACCACCTCCATTATATAAGTTAGGACCAAAGTTTTCATATGAACGTAATTTTCATATGAATGTAAAAATGGTTGAGTTTGTGATAATTATATCATCAGTCCTGGCGCTAATCCTAGTGTCCATCCTTGCTAAATTTAAAAGCTTTAGATCAAATCTTCCACCAGGCCCTTCAGGCCTTCCTATAATCGGAAACTTGCACCAACTACACACCAACCACCTTTCCGACCACCTATGGCAACTATCAAAACGCTACGGTCCACTCATGTCCTTACGGCTTGGTCGGGTCAAAGTGGTGGTTGTTTCTTCAGCACAAATGGCAAAAGAAGTCCTGAAAACAAACGATGCGATCTTTTGTAGTAGGCCGGTATTCACGGGGCAGCAAAAGATCACTTATGGCTACAAGGGTTTGGTTTTGACCCCTTATAATGAATATTGGCGAGAAATGAGAAAGATTTGCACCCTTCATTTGTTCACGTCGAAAAAGGTGCAATCTTTTCGTTTTGATCGTGAGGAAGAAGTTTTCCTCACGATCAAAAGGATAATATCTCAAATCACTACTCCAGGTTCACCTGAAGTAGTGGTTAATTTAAACGAGACTATAATGACTCTTACAAGTACAATTATTTGTAGAGTCGCTTATGGTTTGAGGCAAGGATAGGAAATGAGCCGATTCCATGAGCTTCTTTTGGAGTGTCAAGCGGTGTTGGTTAACTTCTATTTTCGGGATCATTTCCCATTGATGGGGTGGCTTGATCATCTAAATGGAAGCATGGCTAGGCTAGAGAAGAACTTCAACGATATGGATGTGTTTTACCAAGATCTTGTTGACAAGCATTTGAATCCCAAAGGACCCAAACTGCAAGATGATATTGTGGACATCTTACTTCGGCTTAAGAAGGATGATTCGTGTTCATTTGGTCTCACTTTCGACCACATCAAAGCAATACTTATG GATATTTTTTTGGCAGGTACCGAGACAGTTGCGTCAACCGTTGTTTGGGCTATGGCTATGCTCATTAAGAATCCAAAAGCTTTGAAAAAGGTTCAACAAGAGGTAAGAAATGTTGTTGGAAACAAAGGGAATGTTGATGAGGATGACCTACAAAAACTCGATTATCTAAAGGCAGTAATAAAAGAATCACTCAGATTATACCCGGTTGGACCTCTTTTGATACCACATGAAACCAATGATAAATGTGTTTTAGCCGGGTACACGATTCCAAAAAAGACTTTGGTTTATGTAAATGTGTGGGCCATTGGCCGTGACCCTAATAGTTGGGAAAACCCTAATGAGTTTGAGCCAGAAAGGTTTATGAGAAGTAGTATCGATTACAATGGTTCGGACTTCAAGTTCATCCCGTTTGGGTCAGGTCGAAGAGGGTGCCCTGGCATGTTACTTGGAGCTACAACATTGGAATTGATCCTTTCGAATCTTATCTACGTGTTCGAGTGGAGCTTGCCTAATGGGATTAAGAGAGAGGACATTGACACATTGACGGCTCCCGGATTTGTTCTTCACAAGAAAAATGCCCTTAAACTTGTTGTTAGCTATCCATGA